The Vibrio tubiashii genome includes a window with the following:
- a CDS encoding glutathione S-transferase N-terminal domain-containing protein has protein sequence MQLIVGTGSTWSLRVWLCATMANLELDVQVIDLSNPESKQQLAQLSPSALVPVLRDGNLVVHDSLAIVEYLNEQSGGALYPQDQSQRAIARSLCNEMHSGFFTLRSQCSFTLDSVPPADMSNQALRLEIERVTAIFSQAELPFMFARPGAVDAFYAVLAYRLNSYGIRLEGKARQYQASLLDWALMQSGIEQMRQWERDAD, from the coding sequence ATGCAGCTAATCGTTGGAACGGGCTCAACATGGTCACTGCGTGTTTGGTTATGCGCAACAATGGCGAACTTAGAGTTGGATGTTCAAGTCATAGATCTCTCGAATCCAGAGTCAAAACAGCAGCTGGCTCAATTGTCGCCTTCTGCTTTGGTGCCTGTGCTAAGGGATGGCAACTTAGTAGTACATGATTCGTTGGCCATCGTTGAGTACCTCAATGAGCAATCTGGAGGGGCGCTGTACCCGCAAGATCAAAGCCAAAGGGCGATAGCGCGTTCGCTCTGTAATGAAATGCACTCAGGCTTTTTTACCCTGCGTTCTCAATGCAGTTTCACCTTAGATTCTGTGCCGCCAGCGGATATGTCAAACCAAGCACTACGACTTGAGATTGAACGAGTTACCGCTATTTTCTCGCAGGCCGAACTTCCCTTTATGTTTGCTCGACCAGGTGCCGTTGATGCTTTTTATGCTGTGCTTGCTTACCGCCTCAACAGTTATGGTATTCGTTTAGAAGGTAAGGCTAGGCAATATCAGGCTAGTCTATTGGATTGGGCGTTAATGCAATCAGGGATAGAGCAAATGAGACAGTGGGAGAGGGACGCTGATTGA
- a CDS encoding DASH family cryptochrome — translation MLSKTAGLYWYTNDLRVADNCLLARAVDQVDTLHCVFCNPSLTSFLKHYSREEHFGCAKQVFLEQSVDALSSALKQHNLTLQSESKPALVFLTDLIEKLEITHLFCNQSAGSDEQKTLVQLRQKFPAIQIVQQPVNTLFNLQQLPFDVSEIPVTFTKFRKQVESLSIEPVVGINSEHDNCPFPRVAGEDELVFCGGESCGQEHIEHYFATSLASEYKKTRNGLDGMLFSTKFSPWLALGCISPRLIVSKLRDYERRHGANDSTYWIYFELLWREYFYWHGRKQGKQLFFDGKKAGDTRMSSGDIEAFESWKQGTTGYPIVDACMNQLSLSGYMSNRGRQLVASCLIYELGLDWRMGAAYFETQLIDYDVSSNWGNWQYIAGIGAAPNTIRQFDLDYQTQMYDPNGNFIAKWIGRSRKGGNSEV, via the coding sequence ATGTTGTCTAAAACCGCTGGACTATACTGGTATACCAATGATTTAAGAGTGGCAGACAACTGTCTGCTTGCTAGAGCTGTTGACCAAGTCGATACTTTGCATTGTGTATTCTGTAATCCTTCCCTTACTTCCTTTTTGAAACACTATTCGCGAGAAGAGCACTTCGGTTGTGCAAAACAAGTCTTTCTCGAACAGTCTGTAGATGCGCTTTCCAGTGCTCTCAAGCAGCATAATCTGACCCTTCAAAGCGAATCAAAACCTGCGCTAGTTTTTCTAACTGACCTTATTGAAAAGTTGGAAATTACTCACCTTTTTTGTAATCAGAGTGCGGGAAGTGACGAGCAGAAGACACTCGTTCAATTGAGACAGAAATTTCCGGCTATCCAGATTGTTCAGCAGCCCGTCAATACTTTGTTCAATCTACAACAACTGCCTTTCGATGTATCAGAGATTCCAGTCACTTTTACCAAGTTTAGAAAGCAGGTTGAATCTTTATCTATCGAACCTGTCGTTGGTATTAACAGCGAACACGATAATTGCCCATTTCCGCGAGTGGCTGGCGAAGATGAACTGGTTTTTTGTGGAGGAGAAAGCTGTGGGCAAGAACATATTGAGCATTACTTCGCAACTTCATTGGCTAGTGAATACAAGAAGACACGTAATGGTTTGGATGGAATGCTGTTCTCAACCAAATTCTCACCTTGGCTTGCACTGGGGTGCATTTCGCCTCGACTGATAGTGAGCAAGCTACGTGATTATGAGCGAAGGCATGGCGCAAACGACTCGACGTATTGGATTTATTTTGAACTGCTGTGGAGAGAATACTTCTATTGGCATGGAAGAAAGCAGGGCAAGCAGTTGTTTTTCGATGGCAAGAAAGCGGGTGATACTCGAATGTCGAGTGGAGATATAGAAGCTTTTGAGTCATGGAAGCAGGGGACGACAGGTTACCCGATTGTGGATGCTTGTATGAATCAACTTAGCCTGTCGGGGTACATGTCAAATCGAGGGAGGCAGCTAGTTGCAAGTTGCTTGATTTACGAGCTAGGTTTGGATTGGCGTATGGGGGCGGCCTATTTTGAAACCCAACTGATTGACTATGATGTGAGCTCTAACTGGGGTAACTGGCAATATATTGCGGGCATAGGTGCGGCTCCAAATACCATCAGACAATTTGATCTTGATTATCAAACACAGATGTACGATCCGAACGGTAACTTTATCGCCAAGTGGATTGGACGTAGTCGCAAAGGAGGCAACAGTGAAGTTTGA
- a CDS encoding cryptochrome/photolyase family protein — MKFDTVRLILGDQLNSQHSWFQHVDDSVLYIVAELHQEAEYTRHHTQKVCAFFAAMETFAHELKEEGHQVLHLTLDDTAHFDDLCHLLNSYVEDTQAKCFQYQRPDEYRLALMLESLVIKECEVEMVESEHFLLPFDEFSHYFAVGKHVMMEHFYRKMRKRFNILMEGGKPVGGKWNYDANNRNKLKPIDIEQLPLPLMFENQINPILERLKRHRIKTIGHTVECLLWPINRNQSLSLLAYFCQVCLPNFGRFQDAMTSQHSSKWSLYHSRLSFSINAKMLQPMEVINAALSAYSANPAIDISQVEGFIRQVLGWREYIRAVYWVNMPAYSQLNYLNAENALPEFFWTGKTKMTCMKNAIEQSLDYAYAHHIQRLMVTGNFCLISEVHPSQVDDWYLGIYVDAIEWVEMPNTRGMALFADGGIVGTKPYAASGAYINRMSDYCKECHYNVKIKSGEKACPVNSLYWRFMVKNRELLTKNPRVGVIYRSWDNLEQSQQQEVLETAAQYLEQLDRL; from the coding sequence GTGAAGTTTGATACCGTGAGACTTATCTTAGGCGATCAGTTAAACAGTCAACACTCTTGGTTCCAACATGTTGACGATTCAGTTCTCTATATCGTAGCTGAGTTGCACCAAGAAGCAGAGTACACGCGACACCACACTCAAAAGGTATGTGCTTTCTTCGCTGCGATGGAGACGTTTGCCCATGAGTTGAAAGAAGAAGGGCATCAGGTATTGCACTTAACTTTGGATGATACAGCTCATTTTGATGACCTCTGCCATTTACTCAATAGTTATGTAGAGGATACTCAAGCTAAGTGTTTTCAATACCAACGACCTGATGAGTATCGGTTGGCTCTGATGCTGGAGAGCTTAGTGATCAAAGAATGTGAAGTCGAGATGGTTGAAAGTGAACATTTCTTGCTGCCTTTCGATGAGTTTAGCCATTACTTTGCCGTTGGTAAGCACGTAATGATGGAACACTTTTATCGCAAAATGAGGAAGCGATTCAACATTCTAATGGAAGGTGGGAAACCGGTCGGAGGAAAGTGGAATTACGACGCGAATAACCGCAATAAGCTCAAACCGATAGATATCGAGCAATTGCCATTGCCTTTGATGTTCGAAAATCAGATTAATCCTATTCTGGAGCGGTTGAAGCGACATCGTATCAAAACGATAGGGCATACTGTTGAATGCTTGTTATGGCCAATTAACCGCAATCAAAGTTTGTCCCTGTTAGCCTATTTCTGCCAAGTCTGTTTACCTAACTTTGGTCGATTTCAAGATGCAATGACTTCTCAGCATAGCTCGAAATGGAGCTTGTACCACAGCCGCCTGTCATTCTCTATAAACGCAAAAATGCTCCAGCCTATGGAGGTTATCAATGCCGCTTTGTCTGCATATTCTGCAAATCCAGCGATCGATATCTCACAGGTTGAAGGCTTTATCCGTCAAGTTTTAGGGTGGCGTGAATACATTCGTGCGGTCTATTGGGTCAATATGCCGGCCTATTCACAACTGAATTATCTCAATGCAGAGAATGCGTTGCCGGAGTTCTTTTGGACAGGTAAAACGAAAATGACGTGCATGAAAAATGCGATTGAACAGTCTCTTGATTACGCTTATGCACATCACATCCAACGGTTAATGGTGACAGGTAACTTTTGCTTGATTAGTGAAGTACACCCAAGCCAAGTTGATGATTGGTACCTAGGTATTTATGTTGACGCGATCGAATGGGTTGAGATGCCTAATACCAGAGGTATGGCGCTGTTTGCTGATGGTGGAATCGTGGGTACTAAGCCTTATGCTGCTAGCGGTGCGTACATCAATAGGATGAGCGATTACTGTAAAGAGTGTCACTACAACGTGAAAATAAAAAGTGGAGAGAAGGCTTGCCCCGTGAACAGCTTGTATTGGCGCTTTATGGTTAAAAATCGTGAATTGCTGACCAAGAATCCTAGAGTTGGAGTCATTTATCGTTCTTGGGATAACCTTGAACAAAGTCAGCAACAAGAGGTACTTGAAACCGCAGCGCAATATCTTGAGCAATTAGATCGGCTTTAA
- the hisC gene encoding histidinol-phosphate transaminase produces MTSLAEKLAPENIKKLIPYQSARRIGGSGRLWLNANELEQPLFFTEHQPALHRYPDFLPHDIAAAYQAYCKTTQPTIAVRGADEAIDLLVRTFCQPIQDSIAICTPTYAMYEFCAESFSVNVIDCPLLAPDFSLDVENVIKAADSANLLFLCSPNNPTGQLLNRSDIVAILESTQDKSLVVVDEAYIEFELAGSVVDLIEQYPNLIVIRTLSKAFGLAAVRCGFIIASSSVMAFISKLVPPYPMPDSSAEIVLKALSPKGLTHVHDNTQALIRIRDNFVQQIQNLTWIETIYPSSTNFVLIRTQPGIELFDYLLKQGVVTRNQSHEPSLKHCVRITIGSETSMQEVSEIICNFSGTLTPSNKNRDITHEQNA; encoded by the coding sequence ATGACGTCACTCGCGGAAAAACTTGCGCCAGAGAACATAAAAAAATTAATACCATATCAATCTGCAAGACGAATCGGCGGTTCTGGTAGGCTGTGGTTGAATGCCAATGAGCTAGAACAACCTCTTTTCTTTACTGAGCATCAACCCGCACTTCATCGTTATCCTGACTTTTTGCCACACGATATCGCTGCAGCATACCAAGCGTATTGCAAAACCACGCAACCAACCATCGCAGTGCGCGGGGCCGATGAGGCGATCGATCTGTTAGTAAGAACGTTCTGCCAGCCTATCCAAGATAGCATTGCGATTTGTACCCCTACCTACGCAATGTACGAATTTTGTGCGGAGTCATTTTCAGTCAATGTCATCGACTGCCCTTTGTTAGCTCCAGACTTCTCACTGGATGTTGAAAACGTGATTAAGGCAGCAGATAGCGCTAACCTACTGTTTCTTTGTTCGCCGAACAACCCAACTGGCCAACTGCTAAACAGAAGTGACATTGTCGCAATACTTGAAAGCACCCAAGACAAATCGCTTGTCGTCGTAGATGAGGCCTATATTGAATTTGAACTCGCTGGGAGTGTTGTCGACCTGATCGAACAATACCCGAATCTGATTGTCATTCGTACTCTATCCAAAGCTTTTGGACTTGCGGCGGTACGATGTGGGTTCATCATTGCTTCTTCAAGCGTTATGGCGTTTATTTCTAAACTGGTTCCGCCTTATCCAATGCCAGATAGCTCTGCTGAGATTGTGCTCAAAGCGCTGAGTCCTAAAGGGCTTACTCATGTGCATGACAATACACAAGCATTGATTCGCATACGCGATAACTTTGTTCAGCAAATACAGAACCTTACTTGGATAGAGACCATCTACCCATCTTCAACCAATTTTGTCCTGATTCGAACTCAACCTGGTATTGAGCTGTTTGATTACCTGCTTAAGCAAGGCGTCGTTACTCGCAATCAAAGTCATGAGCCTAGTCTTAAGCACTGCGTACGAATCACCATCGGCTCAGAAACCAGTATGCAGGAAGTCAGTGAAATCATTTGCAACTTTTCTGGCACCCTGACACCATCCAATAAAAATAGGGATATTACTCATGAACAAAATGCTTAG
- a CDS encoding substrate-binding periplasmic protein, which translates to MTRQSGKFGNNAIGWIALLWGSASLAEPIQLDLYTQEFPPLQVQVDQQAEGYVVKFVEAVVEHASQSLPMEVANVHFAPWKRAIRNTQENENTLFFSLSRTPSRELEYQWIGPVSPYEVAIYRHFDGPNVSPNSFQDLKNFSFAAQTASNFEEMAREEGFTNIIPVNYGKVAIKLLRAHRVDFAPLVTSSYHYRMEQYGYDPKEFVEVVKVDKLCKELWLVTGNKTSQQVVEALRDSFDELKNQGKLADLMQQYQPDSEIMVRYRNAMK; encoded by the coding sequence ATGACTCGTCAGTCTGGTAAGTTTGGCAATAATGCGATTGGATGGATAGCGCTTCTTTGGGGGAGTGCTAGCCTTGCTGAGCCGATACAGTTGGATCTGTATACCCAAGAGTTTCCACCGTTACAGGTCCAAGTTGATCAACAAGCGGAAGGTTACGTGGTGAAGTTCGTAGAAGCAGTTGTCGAACACGCTTCACAATCGCTTCCCATGGAAGTGGCGAATGTCCACTTTGCGCCATGGAAACGTGCGATTCGCAATACTCAAGAAAATGAAAACACGCTGTTTTTCTCTCTTTCGCGTACGCCTAGCCGCGAACTTGAATATCAGTGGATAGGGCCCGTATCACCCTACGAGGTTGCGATCTATCGTCACTTTGATGGCCCTAACGTTTCTCCTAACTCTTTTCAAGATTTAAAGAATTTCAGTTTTGCCGCCCAAACCGCGAGCAATTTTGAAGAGATGGCGCGAGAAGAAGGGTTTACCAATATCATCCCAGTCAACTATGGCAAAGTGGCTATCAAGTTGCTGCGTGCTCACCGAGTTGATTTTGCCCCTTTGGTCACGTCGAGCTACCACTATCGCATGGAGCAGTATGGGTATGATCCTAAAGAGTTTGTTGAAGTGGTCAAAGTAGATAAGCTATGCAAAGAGCTTTGGTTAGTGACAGGGAATAAGACATCACAGCAAGTAGTTGAAGCGTTGCGCGATAGTTTTGATGAGCTTAAAAATCAGGGCAAGCTTGCCGATCTAATGCAACAGTATCAACCGGATAGCGAGATTATGGTTCGGTATCGTAATGCGATGAAATAG
- a CDS encoding sulfite exporter TauE/SafE family protein, with product MFAEWMTPEALIAAFLIFLGSFVQTAIGFGLAIVAAPLLFLVSPDYVPAPICLVALFISILNALKHRDSVEIGGLKMALIGRVPGSIAGGVLLVMVSTDLLALWLGALVLFAVVVSLLPFRIEPTPMRMGVAGFFSGFFGTSSAIGGPPMALLLQHQEANQLRGNLSAFFVFSSIISLVIQMPAGFLTLHHLWISVPLIPAAWVGYKLAMMTTQSLPKEKIRTGALLLCSISGATAVWQGLS from the coding sequence ATGTTCGCTGAATGGATGACGCCTGAGGCATTAATTGCCGCGTTTTTAATATTTCTTGGTTCGTTTGTTCAAACAGCGATCGGTTTTGGTTTGGCGATTGTTGCCGCGCCTTTATTGTTTCTTGTTTCTCCTGATTACGTGCCTGCTCCAATCTGCTTAGTCGCTCTGTTCATTTCAATCCTCAATGCGCTAAAGCATAGAGACAGTGTCGAAATTGGTGGCCTTAAAATGGCACTGATTGGTCGTGTCCCGGGTTCGATAGCGGGTGGCGTGTTACTGGTTATGGTTTCGACCGACCTGCTGGCATTATGGTTAGGTGCCCTAGTGCTGTTCGCGGTTGTGGTGAGCTTACTCCCTTTTCGAATTGAACCAACGCCAATGCGAATGGGCGTCGCGGGTTTCTTTTCGGGCTTTTTTGGCACCAGCTCTGCGATAGGCGGGCCTCCCATGGCACTGCTACTTCAGCACCAAGAAGCTAATCAACTGCGTGGTAACTTATCTGCCTTCTTTGTCTTTAGCTCTATTATTTCGCTGGTGATTCAAATGCCAGCAGGATTTTTAACCTTACATCATCTTTGGATAAGTGTTCCGCTTATTCCAGCCGCGTGGGTAGGGTATAAACTCGCCATGATGACCACTCAATCATTACCGAAAGAGAAAATTCGTACTGGCGCTCTTTTGCTTTGCTCGATCAGCGGCGCAACGGCCGTTTGGCAAGGTTTGAGCTAG
- a CDS encoding MFS transporter: MSIFRFPPIVWLGIAILIICLGIRQSFGIFMMPISDHFQTGREFFSFAIALQNLLFGVFQPFVGMAADRFGAKRMIIMGAIAYGAGLYLTSIAVEPSLLYLSLGVLVGLGLSATSYVIVLGAVAKVVPAQHAAKAFGLTTAAGSFGMFAMIPGAQTLLSDFGWQGALQGFAILSSLMIAFALFMKNGRATTNQSSANQEDDDQTLKQALKEAFAHKGYWLIHLGFFVCGFHVMFIATHLPSYLADKHLPASTAAMALAYVGIFNIFGSYFWGVMGDRFNKRHVMSALYLVRTVVIGGFVTLPVTEHTAAIFGGAIGFCWLGTVPLTSGLVRQIFGAKYLSTLYGLVFFTHQVGSFLGAWAGGRIYDYYGSYDPIWWSTVVLAFAAALIHLPINDQPVRRLATA, from the coding sequence ATGAGCATTTTCCGATTTCCACCAATAGTTTGGCTTGGGATAGCCATTCTGATTATCTGTCTAGGGATTAGGCAATCTTTCGGTATCTTTATGATGCCTATCTCGGATCATTTTCAGACAGGACGAGAGTTTTTCAGTTTTGCTATTGCACTGCAAAACTTGTTGTTCGGCGTTTTCCAGCCATTTGTCGGCATGGCAGCGGATCGCTTTGGCGCGAAAAGAATGATCATCATGGGCGCGATTGCTTATGGCGCGGGTTTGTACTTAACTTCAATCGCTGTGGAGCCGAGCTTACTTTACCTCTCTTTAGGTGTGTTGGTTGGTTTAGGTCTGAGTGCGACAAGCTATGTGATTGTACTTGGCGCAGTGGCTAAAGTTGTGCCCGCGCAGCACGCAGCGAAAGCTTTTGGCCTAACAACAGCAGCCGGTTCATTTGGCATGTTTGCAATGATCCCTGGCGCTCAAACTTTACTCAGTGACTTTGGTTGGCAAGGCGCGCTCCAAGGCTTCGCAATCTTGTCCAGCTTAATGATTGCGTTTGCTCTGTTTATGAAAAATGGCCGTGCAACAACAAATCAATCGTCAGCCAATCAGGAAGATGACGACCAAACGCTTAAGCAGGCGTTAAAAGAAGCTTTCGCACACAAAGGGTATTGGTTAATTCACCTTGGGTTCTTTGTGTGTGGTTTTCACGTGATGTTTATTGCGACGCACTTGCCAAGTTATCTGGCCGATAAGCATTTACCGGCTTCAACTGCCGCGATGGCTCTGGCTTATGTGGGTATCTTTAACATCTTTGGTTCCTATTTCTGGGGCGTAATGGGTGACAGATTCAACAAGCGTCATGTGATGTCCGCACTGTATCTAGTGAGAACTGTTGTGATTGGTGGCTTTGTGACTCTGCCTGTTACAGAGCACACTGCGGCAATCTTTGGTGGAGCGATCGGCTTTTGCTGGCTTGGTACCGTGCCACTGACATCTGGCTTGGTTCGCCAAATATTCGGAGCCAAGTATCTGTCTACGCTTTATGGTCTGGTTTTCTTTACCCACCAAGTGGGTAGTTTTCTAGGAGCTTGGGCTGGTGGACGAATCTACGATTACTACGGATCTTATGACCCAATTTGGTGGTCAACTGTGGTTCTCGCATTTGCGGCTGCATTGATTCATCTACCAATCAATGATCAACCAGTTAGACGTTTGGCGACCGCGTAA
- a CDS encoding rhodanese-like domain-containing protein — translation MTSAVSRVKAASSEQALAHFEQLLRFETDCWDVHHALSNGLQDFILVDVRGESLFEQGHIDGAINIPHPRLNEKRLAEFPLDTLFVVYCAGPHCNGTEKAAIRLAKLGRPVKKMIGGITGWLDEGFELITEEEAQCS, via the coding sequence ATGACCAGCGCAGTATCTCGTGTGAAAGCCGCATCAAGTGAACAAGCTCTAGCGCACTTTGAACAACTACTTAGATTCGAAACCGATTGCTGGGATGTGCATCATGCTCTTAGCAATGGTCTGCAAGATTTCATTTTGGTTGACGTCAGAGGTGAAAGCTTGTTTGAACAAGGACACATTGACGGTGCAATCAACATTCCCCACCCAAGACTCAATGAAAAGCGCTTAGCTGAGTTTCCGCTTGATACCTTGTTTGTGGTGTATTGCGCCGGGCCACATTGTAATGGCACAGAGAAAGCGGCGATTCGTTTAGCAAAGCTCGGCCGACCAGTGAAAAAGATGATTGGTGGTATTACAGGTTGGTTAGATGAAGGATTTGAATTGATAACAGAGGAGGAAGCACAATGCAGCTAA
- a CDS encoding ABC transporter substrate-binding protein — translation MNKMLSAFACAAALLSAPLMAKEVRLASDFTYPPFNYMDASGKPVGFDIEIADALCSEAKLKCTWVSQGWDSLIPSLLARKSDVIMASMRITEERKKRILFTDKYYQTPARFVASEKSQIELTLQGLKGAVIGVQSGTIHDRYVTDKFGDVAEIKRYSGQDEVYIDLQNGRLDLTFGNSDQLALAFLDKEIGQGFQFIGKPVTDKAYIGEGTALALRQNDKALAEKFNQAIKTIRDNGTYDKIAAKYFSFDIYGEEL, via the coding sequence ATGAACAAAATGCTTAGTGCCTTTGCTTGCGCCGCAGCTCTGCTATCTGCCCCTCTCATGGCTAAAGAAGTCCGTTTAGCCTCTGACTTTACCTATCCACCATTCAATTACATGGATGCCAGTGGAAAGCCAGTCGGCTTTGATATAGAGATTGCCGACGCCTTGTGCTCTGAAGCTAAACTCAAATGTACTTGGGTATCTCAAGGGTGGGACTCGCTGATTCCAAGCCTGCTGGCAAGAAAATCGGATGTCATTATGGCTTCCATGCGTATCACTGAAGAGCGCAAAAAGCGTATCCTCTTCACGGATAAGTACTACCAAACTCCAGCGCGATTTGTTGCAAGTGAAAAGAGCCAAATTGAGCTAACTCTTCAAGGCTTAAAAGGTGCGGTCATCGGTGTCCAGAGTGGCACTATTCACGACCGATATGTCACCGACAAGTTTGGTGATGTTGCAGAAATTAAACGCTACTCAGGTCAAGATGAAGTCTACATCGATTTGCAAAATGGCCGCTTAGACCTGACGTTTGGCAACTCAGACCAATTAGCGCTGGCATTCTTGGACAAAGAAATCGGTCAAGGTTTCCAGTTCATCGGTAAGCCAGTAACAGACAAAGCCTATATAGGTGAAGGCACCGCTTTGGCACTACGTCAAAATGACAAAGCATTAGCCGAAAAGTTTAATCAGGCGATTAAGACGATTCGCGACAATGGCACTTATGACAAAATTGCGGCCAAATACTTCTCCTTTGATATCTACGGCGAAGAACTTTAA
- a CDS encoding helix-turn-helix domain-containing protein, producing MKRVAILAHSHAALFEMSCAIELFALPRPEFESWYETDVVTLESADIHTTGNITLSAQKVDSLEDYDTLIIPGWPTWDYVIPEKIEAEVSQFSKQGKRVLTLCSGAFLLAKLGLLDGKTATTHWMYEQSFRSQFPNVNYQSDVLYVFDGNIGCSAGSAAALDLGLAVIRHDFGYSFANQVAKRLVISAHRLGGQAQFVETPMLEVPNNFASALDWANSHLDKSISVDLLAEKASMSRRTFDRKFRASFNLSPKEWLIQQRIERAKGLLEIESHSIERLASMAGFESATTLRHHFRRLVGVSPQQYRKQFGDLA from the coding sequence ATGAAACGCGTCGCGATACTCGCCCACAGCCATGCCGCGCTGTTTGAAATGTCTTGTGCTATTGAACTATTCGCCCTGCCTAGACCGGAGTTTGAATCTTGGTACGAGACCGATGTGGTGACGTTAGAGAGCGCTGACATCCATACCACAGGAAACATCACTCTTAGCGCGCAAAAGGTCGACAGCCTTGAAGATTACGACACTCTGATTATTCCTGGATGGCCGACTTGGGACTATGTAATTCCTGAGAAAATAGAAGCGGAAGTTAGTCAATTTTCCAAACAAGGTAAGCGAGTGCTCACTTTGTGTTCGGGCGCATTTTTATTAGCTAAGCTAGGACTACTCGATGGCAAAACGGCGACTACTCATTGGATGTACGAGCAAAGCTTTCGCTCTCAATTTCCAAACGTAAATTATCAATCTGATGTCCTCTACGTTTTCGATGGCAATATCGGCTGCTCTGCTGGCAGCGCAGCAGCACTCGACCTTGGCTTAGCCGTTATTCGTCATGATTTTGGTTATAGCTTTGCCAATCAAGTCGCGAAAAGATTGGTGATTTCCGCCCATCGACTTGGCGGTCAAGCACAATTTGTTGAGACGCCGATGCTAGAGGTTCCCAATAATTTTGCATCAGCACTCGACTGGGCCAACAGTCATTTAGACAAGAGCATTAGCGTTGATCTTCTTGCCGAAAAAGCCAGTATGTCACGTCGAACATTTGACCGAAAATTTCGCGCTAGTTTCAACTTATCTCCTAAAGAGTGGCTAATTCAGCAACGTATTGAGCGCGCAAAAGGTCTGCTCGAAATCGAGTCCCACTCAATCGAACGCTTAGCCAGTATGGCAGGCTTCGAGAGTGCCACGACTTTACGTCATCACTTCCGGCGTTTGGTCGGTGTTTCCCCGCAGCAATATCGTAAACAATTTGGGGATTTAGCCTAG
- a CDS encoding antibiotic biosynthesis monooxygenase family protein, giving the protein MILEVAVLDVKPSLEKEFEQNFGKAQAIISSMKGYVSHQLQRCIEKPNRYILLVNWQTLEDHEQGFRQSAEYQEWKALLHHFYDPFPTVEHYESVYG; this is encoded by the coding sequence ATGATACTGGAAGTCGCTGTCTTAGATGTTAAGCCAAGCTTAGAGAAAGAGTTTGAACAAAACTTTGGTAAAGCACAGGCTATAATTTCGTCTATGAAGGGTTACGTTTCGCATCAGTTGCAACGTTGTATAGAAAAACCAAATCGCTATATCTTGTTAGTGAATTGGCAAACATTAGAAGACCATGAGCAGGGCTTTAGGCAGTCTGCTGAATATCAGGAATGGAAGGCTCTTTTACACCATTTTTATGACCCATTCCCAACCGTAGAACATTACGAATCAGTCTACGGATAG
- a CDS encoding YccF domain-containing protein, which translates to MLRILGNIIWFLCGGVIMGLLWWFFGLLAFISIVGIPWGRACFVMGNFSFFPFGHEAIARDELTNEMDIGTSPLGTVGNVIWFLLAGIWLAIGHIMSAVACFVTIIGIPFALQHLKLAYISLAPIGKTVVPKEQAAMARYSK; encoded by the coding sequence GTGCTTAGAATTCTTGGTAATATCATCTGGTTCCTGTGTGGTGGCGTTATCATGGGACTACTATGGTGGTTCTTCGGACTGCTTGCGTTTATTAGTATTGTGGGGATTCCATGGGGACGAGCTTGTTTCGTCATGGGTAACTTTTCTTTCTTCCCGTTTGGTCACGAAGCTATCGCTCGTGATGAGCTCACCAATGAAATGGATATAGGTACCAGTCCATTAGGTACGGTCGGCAATGTCATTTGGTTTTTGCTAGCGGGTATTTGGTTAGCGATTGGTCATATTATGTCTGCAGTGGCCTGCTTTGTAACCATTATTGGCATTCCATTTGCGCTTCAGCACCTTAAGTTGGCCTATATATCACTCGCTCCTATAGGTAAGACTGTCGTGCCTAAAGAGCAGGCCGCAATGGCAAGATATTCGAAGTAA